TTCTTTTTTATCTCCTTTTACAAATCGAAATCCTATTCTTCGGTTTCCGGTTCATCAGTTTCTTCTTCTGAATCCTGATACTCATTTGCAGTTTCCTCCTCTTCATTTTCTTCAAATGGATTTATACCATCGGTAAAAATCGGATTTGTTTCTTCCTTTTTTAGAGGCACAAAACCTTCCGGTGCCTGAACAGATTCTGAAGGTTCGTAAGGAAATACATCGACAATGGTACTAACAGCCAAAGCAGAAGTTACAAAAGGAATAACCAGGTAACTTAAACTTTCATCCAAACGGGCCAAAGCTTCCTTAATGTCGTCGGCCATGATAAGATAATAAGTGCGAAGCTTCTTTTCCTTTCCGGCTTCTTCGTCAACTGTTACAAGGTTAATTGTAGCTTTAAACCACCACTCCCCGTCTTCGTATGGAAATACTTCAGCAATACGCGATTTTTTAATGTCAACTACCGAGAATTCTCCGCCACGCACCATTTCCTGCATTTTGCGTATGATCCGGGTTTCAGCATCGGTATAAGAAACTGCGTCTAATAAAAAATTTTCGGTTACCATTGTTTCGCTTCCGCTCTCGGAAACCTTCATATATTTTACTTTGGTTTCAAACCATGTTTGCATCATAACTTTTCAATTTTAGAGTCAGCAAAAATAGTTTTCCAAACCGAAATTACTCCATAAAACCAGACATTATTTTTCATTTCAATCCTGTTTTTTCTCTCACATATAAAGTGATATGCTCAGTTCGAGTGAGGGTATTACTATTTCATAAAAAAAAACCGGTTACAAAAAATGTAACCGGCCTCCGATTTTTCTAATAATCTAACTAAACTAACTACAAACTACCCTTGACCTTAATTTGAACGTAAAATATTGTATTATCCAGTTAATCATTATTTAGTGTTTGCAACTTCCTGAGAAAAGGCCCCGCCCACTGACGGGGCCATAAACAGACAGCTACAGACTTAAAAATTGAAGAAGATTAGTTATAGGCTCCTTCTCCATGTTCATAGATATCGAGCCCCTCTTCTTCGACGCGTTTAGAAGCGCGTAGAACTTTTAATTTCTTTAATATTGTGAATAGAATGAATCCACCGCCGGCAGCCCAAACAAAGAATGCAAGAACACCAATTGCCTGAATACCTAATAATTTAGCACCGAATCCATAAAATAAACCTTCTGATGTTGAGAATAAACCAACTGCCAGTGTACCAAATGCACCACTTACACCGTGTACAGAGATAGCACCTACAGGGTCGTCAACTTTTAATATTTTATCGAAGAACTCAACTGCAAATGGTAAAATAATACCTGCAATTGTTCCGATAAGTACTGCTCCAACAGGATCAACAGCGTCACAACCGGCAGTAATAGCAACTAAACCAGCCAATGCACCGTTCAACGAAATTGATAATGCAGGACGTTTGTAGCGGAACCAAGAAACCAACATTGCAGCGATTGCACCAGCGGCAGCAGCCAGGTTAGTTGTAACTGCAATATGAGCAATAGCAACAGCATTGTCGGTACCGGCAGCAGCCAGCTGAGATCCGGGGTTAAATCCAAACCAACCGAACCAAAGAATGAATACACCCAGTGCTCCTAATGTTAGGTTGTGTCCTGGAATCGCTTTTGGTTTTCCGTCTTTTCCATATTTTCCTAAACGAGGTCCGATAATAGCTGCACCAGCTAAACCAACCCATGCTCCAACAGAGTGTACAATTGATGAACCGGCGAAATCGTGGAAACCAAGTTGGCTCAACCATCCACCACCCCATGTCCAGTGACCTGAAATTGGGTAAATTACAACTGTAATAACAATACTGAAGATTAAGTATGCTTTAAATTCGGTACGCTCGGCCATTGCTCCAGAAACGATAGTTGCAGCAGTTGCAGCAAAAACAGTTTGAAAGAACAGGTCAGCATAATCAGCATAATTGTCGCCAAAACCATCGCTCATAAAGAACAAGTCTGGGTTACCAATTAATCCGCCGATTGAATCGCCGTACATTAAACCAAAACCAATAATCCAATATAATAAGGACCCAATTGCGAAGTCCATCAAGTTTTTCATTAAGATGTTTGCAGTATTCTTTTGGCGGGTAAAACCAGCCTCTACCATCGCAAACCCAGGTTGCATAAACATTACCATAAAACCGGCAATCAGCAGCCACATATTATCTATACCTATCTGTAGGCCTTGTAAAGTTTCTTCCATGATTATTCTAAATTTTACCGTTATTATTCTTCTTTACCTTTTATAAATAGTGACTCGTCGCCTTGTTCGCCAGTTCTAATTCTGTATGAATCTTCAATTGGGATAATGAAAATTTTACCATCACCAATTTCACCACTACGTGCCGAGCTAAGAATAGCCTGAACTGTTTTATCCACATTCTTGTCACGAACAATAATCGATAATTTTGTTCTCTCAATAGTACTTGTATCGTAAATAATACCGCGGTAAACCCTACCCTCGCGGGCCTGACCAACTCCCCTTACATCCCAGAAAGAGAAGAATTCGATACCTGCTTCATAAAGAGCGTCTTTAACGTCTTCAAATTTTGATTTGCGTATAATCGCTTCAATTTTTTTCATTCTGATTCTATTTTTTATGGATTATAGAGAAATACCTACCGCAATATGGAAACCACCTGTTGACGGATTCAACATAACAGCTCCTGAAACTGGTAGAGAAAAGCTTTCAGTGATTTTTACTTCTTTTGAAGTTCCAACCATGATATTACAGATGTTAAAATCACCATCATCAGTGTATTGACCATCACCACCACCTAATGTAATATCAACCGGACCTGCAGTTACAGCAGCCTCAAGATATAAATCGCTGGTAGAATTGATTTCATCATCTCCTAGTCCTTCCATGTATGCGGCAGTAAAAGTAAAAGCACCAACTCCTAAGCTAACCATTGGCTCGAAGTAATGTGATTCGCTTTCTGTCCAAGATGATCCCGGGAAATAATAATCTGTTACAGTGAAACTAAGAGAAGCATTTTCTCCTAAATCAAAACCGTAACCTACATAAAGGTCAGCCTCAGCAGCTTCTTCGCTACCTGTACTGTAAGATCCCCATGCTCCAAGAGCAAAACCTCCGGCACTGAATTCGATACCTGGCTGGAAGGCAGCACCTGTTCCAAATTTGGCACCACGCCACAAATAACTACTATAAATGTCTAGTCCTGTACTTACTTCTTGTGCTTTTGCCTGTGGCACTGTTAAGGCAAATAAGAGTAACATGCTTGCTGCAATCAGTAGTGTCTTTTTCATAATTGTAATTTTTAAAAGTTAAACTGTATGTTTTAATTAAATCTAATCCTTATCCTTGTTTCCAACAGGGTGTAAAATTTATTTTTACTGTTTTTTGTTTTACTACCCCTTTATTTTTGGATTACGATTCAAAGAAATACATTTTTTTGCAACCACCCCCCTGTTTGACCAAGCAATATTATATCCAGTTAACAAATTATTAATGTATGGACACTTTTTTGTACATATAGTCACCTTTTGCATGCTTTATTTGTCTTTTTTTCACCATAAAGCACCATTTAACCCTATTTTATCACAAAATAGCATCAATAAAAACAAGAATATTATTACAGAATAAAATGAAAAATGAATATTTTCAGAAGAAACCCCCACAAAAACGATAATAAAACCTAAAAACTGAGGATTAATAAAAAGGAGGGTCAATTAAAGAATGATATTAAAAGAAAAAACACCAAAGAAGATCAGTGGTGCTTCAATATTTCGTTAACACGGCAATTTATTCTACTATATATTATATAATCGAATAAAAACGGTGGATACTAATTACAATGGAGAAATAATGTGAACAAGGTGCATATTTTTCAAACTAGCTTCACGTGTTGCCGGATTAATAAACTTCGCCGTAAATCCTGAAAGACTTCTGTGTTTAAACGACTGCACAAGTTCAACTTCTGCACCACTTTTTAATATCTCATCCAATCCTTCATCGTTTGTATAAATCCATCCTCCCTTTTGTTTTGTCAGGCAATCGCGCAAATCTTCCGAATCGTACAAATAATAACCAGGCGTTTTTGCATAAAAAAACAATTCGCGATGCTGCGACAGATATGTATTCAACATTTCACCCTCTTCGGCCATCTCATCAAAAACTTCACATGCAGTAATCACAGACTGATAATTAAATAAAGCCGGGAAGACATGTGCATTAATTGCGAAACCAATTGCTAGTATCGAAATTACCGACCGCCGCAAAACAAGCGACAATTTATCGCCATCTGTGCGTATAAAAAATAAAATCAACAACATTACAATTCCTGCCCAAAACCAAAGTTCCGTTGCAGGAAAACAATAAATACACAGAAACAACATTAAAATCCAAAGAAAACCGATGGTAACATACTGCAGAACAGTTACCGTAGTTTTAAGCTTTACATAGCTCTGATTCTCGAAAAATTGCACCACCCACTTTGCCGAAAGCACGGCCATAAATGGCGACAATACCATTAAATAATGCGGGGCTTGCGCATGAGCCACCGATATTACACTCCAATAAAACACAATTCCACCTAAACTATAAAGTTCGGCATTGGCTTTTTTATACAACGATTTAAACTCCGAAAAAACAGCAAGAAAAAACAACAATCCCCAGGGAAGAAAAATATATAATGTAGTATGAAAGTAAAACAGATAATCAACACTACTGCCTTTAATACGCCCCGAAATCCGGCCGGCATTATTCTCCCAAAAGAAAAAATTCAGCCCTTCCCATCCAAACTGATTAAACAAACCAACCAAGCCTGCTGCAAGAACTACCAAACCCACAATTGCACCAAGTACAATTTTATAGCTAACTATTTTTTTGATTTGTTTTGTAAATACCAAATGCGCCAGTGTGGCGGTTACCGGTACATAAATTCCAATTGGCCCTTTGGAAATGAGTGCCAAACCAATTCCCAAACCTGCCAAAAGCATGTGCTTTAATTTGTAAAACTTAAAATAGACTGCAATTTGCCATACGGCAAAAATTACATTGGCAGTCAGTAGCACATCCGTATGAATATCGTTATGAAACAAAAAATAGAACTCAGAAGTCGCCAACATTAATGCAGCAATTTTTGCCACACGATTTGAATAAAAAAGTTTTGCAAACCTGTACGTTGAATAAATGGCAATTGCAGAATAAATTAAAACCGGAAGTTTAAAAGCAAATTCAGAAGGCCCCAACAAAAAATAAAATGGCGCAGTTATCCAAAAAAGCAAGGGAGGTTTTTGCAGATATGGCTCAAAATGAACCGACAAATTAATCCAGTCGCCGGTTTCGTAAATTACACGACTAATGGCCGCATATTTTCCGGCATCGCTGGTAACCGGCACAAAAAGCCCCAACACATACGTGAGCAATAAAAACGCGCCGATAAAAACCGACACAATCGTTTCCAGGTTAACTTTATTTCTTTCCATTTTCAAAAAATCTGTTAAATCTATTTGGGCTTTGCTATATAATATTTACTGCCTTTTTGTTTTACTCCACGAATCACCTCCTGCAAAAAAGCGGGAGATTTATCCACCGAAATCCGTTTCCACTCTTGCGATCCTTCTATTACATCGTAATTTGAAAGATCGAGCAAAGGCATTTCCTTTTGGTTAAACACTAAATAATGATTTTTGCTCTGTGGCAAAGCATAAACAGTATCCATACCAACAATATTGTATTCATTATTCGAATAAATACGCATACTTGCAGCAGTTCTTATATTTCCGTAAACAAATACTTCGTCGTTTTTGGTTAGCCCTGCATTTTCGAGACTTGCAACCAACTGGCTTCCCGAATTAGGCGTCAACAGAGGGAATAACAAAACGAACAAATTAAAATACAACAAAGCCACAGCATTTGCGATGTACATTTCAGCCGAAATATTTCGATATTTATTTAAATAATAGAAGCCAACAAAAAGTATTGTAATTCCAATT
The sequence above is a segment of the uncultured Draconibacterium sp. genome. Coding sequences within it:
- a CDS encoding DUF4494 domain-containing protein, whose protein sequence is MMQTWFETKVKYMKVSESGSETMVTENFLLDAVSYTDAETRIIRKMQEMVRGGEFSVVDIKKSRIAEVFPYEDGEWWFKATINLVTVDEEAGKEKKLRTYYLIMADDIKEALARLDESLSYLVIPFVTSALAVSTIVDVFPYEPSESVQAPEGFVPLKKEETNPIFTDGINPFEENEEEETANEYQDSEEETDEPETEE
- a CDS encoding TorF family putative porin, which produces MKKTLLIAASMLLLFALTVPQAKAQEVSTGLDIYSSYLWRGAKFGTGAAFQPGIEFSAGGFALGAWGSYSTGSEEAAEADLYVGYGFDLGENASLSFTVTDYYFPGSSWTESESHYFEPMVSLGVGAFTFTAAYMEGLGDDEINSTSDLYLEAAVTAGPVDITLGGGDGQYTDDGDFNICNIMVGTSKEVKITESFSLPVSGAVMLNPSTGGFHIAVGISL
- a CDS encoding ammonium transporter, with product MEETLQGLQIGIDNMWLLIAGFMVMFMQPGFAMVEAGFTRQKNTANILMKNLMDFAIGSLLYWIIGFGLMYGDSIGGLIGNPDLFFMSDGFGDNYADYADLFFQTVFAATAATIVSGAMAERTEFKAYLIFSIVITVVIYPISGHWTWGGGWLSQLGFHDFAGSSIVHSVGAWVGLAGAAIIGPRLGKYGKDGKPKAIPGHNLTLGALGVFILWFGWFGFNPGSQLAAAGTDNAVAIAHIAVTTNLAAAAGAIAAMLVSWFRYKRPALSISLNGALAGLVAITAGCDAVDPVGAVLIGTIAGIILPFAVEFFDKILKVDDPVGAISVHGVSGAFGTLAVGLFSTSEGLFYGFGAKLLGIQAIGVLAFFVWAAGGGFILFTILKKLKVLRASKRVEEEGLDIYEHGEGAYN
- a CDS encoding glycosyltransferase family 39 protein, producing MERNKVNLETIVSVFIGAFLLLTYVLGLFVPVTSDAGKYAAISRVIYETGDWINLSVHFEPYLQKPPLLFWITAPFYFLLGPSEFAFKLPVLIYSAIAIYSTYRFAKLFYSNRVAKIAALMLATSEFYFLFHNDIHTDVLLTANVIFAVWQIAVYFKFYKLKHMLLAGLGIGLALISKGPIGIYVPVTATLAHLVFTKQIKKIVSYKIVLGAIVGLVVLAAGLVGLFNQFGWEGLNFFFWENNAGRISGRIKGSSVDYLFYFHTTLYIFLPWGLLFFLAVFSEFKSLYKKANAELYSLGGIVFYWSVISVAHAQAPHYLMVLSPFMAVLSAKWVVQFFENQSYVKLKTTVTVLQYVTIGFLWILMLFLCIYCFPATELWFWAGIVMLLILFFIRTDGDKLSLVLRRSVISILAIGFAINAHVFPALFNYQSVITACEVFDEMAEEGEMLNTYLSQHRELFFYAKTPGYYLYDSEDLRDCLTKQKGGWIYTNDEGLDEILKSGAEVELVQSFKHRSLSGFTAKFINPATREASLKNMHLVHIISPL
- a CDS encoding P-II family nitrogen regulator; this encodes MKKIEAIIRKSKFEDVKDALYEAGIEFFSFWDVRGVGQAREGRVYRGIIYDTSTIERTKLSIIVRDKNVDKTVQAILSSARSGEIGDGKIFIIPIEDSYRIRTGEQGDESLFIKGKEE